In Enterobacter sp. 638, a single window of DNA contains:
- the ptrA gene encoding pitrilysin, with protein sequence MPGSTLFKAFVLFVALWAPVTQADSGWQPVKETIRKSDKDARQYQAITLDNGMTVLLVSDPQAVKSLSALVVPVGSLEDPDSHQGLAHYLEHMTLMGSKKYPQADSLSEFLKMHGGSHNASTAPYRTAYYLEVENDALEPAVDRLADAIASPLLDKKYADRERNAVNAELTMARTRDGMRMAQVSAETINPAHPGSRFSGGNLDTLSDKAGRPVLDALHAFRDTYYSANLMKAVVYSNKPLPELARIAAQTYGRVPNKNIERPEITVPVVTDEQKGIVIHYVPALPRKVLRVEFRIDNNTAQFRSKTDELVTYLIGNRSPGTLSDWLQNQGLVEGIRADSDPVVNGNSGVLAISATLTDKGLAHRDEVVAAIFSYLSLLREKGVDKRYFDELAHVLDLDFRYPSITRDMDYVEWLADTMLRVPVEHTLDAVNIADSYDAEAIKARLAMMTPQNARIWYISPNEPHNKMAYFVDAPYQVNKISEQTFADWKKKSNDIDLKLPELNPYIPDDFTLIKPSKKYPHPELIVDEPTLRVVYTPSRYFASEPKADVSVILRNPQAMDSAKNQVMFALNDYLAGIALDQLSNQAAVGGISFSTNANNGLMVNANGYTQRLPQLFQALLDGYFSYTPTEEQLEQAKSWYAQMMDSAEKGKAFEQAIMPVQMLSQIPYFQRETRRALLPSITLKEVMDYRTALKTHSRPEFLIVGNMSEEQSKTLAQNVRKQLGANGNEWCRNQDVLVEKQQNVIFEKAGSSTDSALAAVFVPTGYDEFAGSAYSAVLGQIIQPWFYSQLRTEEQLGYAVFAFSMSVGRQWGLGFLLQSNDKQPAYLWQRYQAFFPQAEEKLRKMKPEEFAQIQQAVIAQMQQAPQTLGEEASQLSKDFDRGNLTFDSRDKIVAEIKLLTPEKVADFFHQAVVKPQGMACLSQVSGSQNGKADYVNPQGWKVWESVSALQKSMPWSKKE encoded by the coding sequence ATGCCAGGCAGCACCTTATTTAAAGCGTTTGTATTGTTTGTCGCCCTTTGGGCACCCGTCACTCAGGCAGACTCCGGTTGGCAACCCGTAAAGGAAACAATCCGTAAAAGCGATAAAGACGCCCGACAGTATCAGGCGATTACGCTTGATAACGGGATGACTGTGCTGCTGGTATCTGACCCGCAGGCGGTGAAGTCACTTTCAGCCCTGGTAGTGCCGGTGGGATCGCTTGAAGATCCTGATTCTCATCAGGGCCTTGCGCACTATCTTGAACATATGACGCTAATGGGTTCTAAAAAATACCCGCAGGCAGACAGCCTTTCTGAATTTCTCAAAATGCACGGTGGCAGCCACAACGCCAGCACCGCGCCGTACCGTACCGCTTATTATCTTGAAGTCGAAAATGATGCGCTGGAGCCTGCGGTAGACCGTTTGGCGGATGCCATCGCATCACCTTTGCTGGATAAAAAATATGCAGACCGTGAGCGTAATGCCGTCAATGCTGAACTGACGATGGCGCGCACGCGAGACGGTATGCGAATGGCGCAAGTCAGCGCAGAAACCATCAACCCCGCACACCCTGGTTCGCGTTTTTCCGGCGGCAATCTCGATACGCTGAGCGATAAAGCGGGGCGTCCGGTGCTGGATGCACTGCACGCGTTTCGTGATACGTATTATTCCGCTAACCTGATGAAAGCCGTGGTGTACAGCAACAAACCACTGCCTGAACTGGCACGTATCGCTGCGCAAACCTATGGTCGGGTTCCTAACAAAAATATCGAACGTCCCGAAATCACGGTTCCCGTTGTTACCGATGAACAAAAAGGGATCGTTATCCACTACGTCCCTGCGCTGCCGCGCAAGGTGCTGCGTGTCGAATTCCGTATTGATAACAATACCGCCCAATTCCGCAGTAAAACAGATGAACTGGTCACCTATCTTATCGGGAACCGGAGTCCGGGTACGCTCTCTGACTGGTTGCAAAACCAAGGCCTGGTAGAAGGTATTCGCGCTGACTCCGACCCGGTTGTGAACGGTAACAGCGGTGTTCTCGCCATTTCGGCGACATTAACCGATAAAGGTCTCGCACACCGCGACGAAGTCGTTGCCGCCATTTTTAGCTATCTGTCGCTGCTGCGCGAAAAGGGCGTGGATAAACGCTACTTTGACGAACTGGCGCACGTGCTGGATCTCGACTTCCGTTATCCCTCCATCACACGTGACATGGACTACGTTGAATGGCTGGCCGATACCATGCTCCGCGTTCCGGTAGAACATACTCTGGATGCCGTGAATATTGCCGATAGCTATGATGCTGAAGCCATAAAAGCGCGTCTGGCGATGATGACTCCGCAAAATGCCCGTATCTGGTATATCAGCCCGAATGAGCCCCATAACAAAATGGCGTATTTTGTTGATGCGCCTTATCAGGTCAACAAAATCAGCGAGCAAACATTCGCTGACTGGAAGAAAAAGTCGAATGACATTGACCTCAAACTGCCTGAACTGAACCCGTACATTCCGGATGATTTCACGCTGATTAAGCCTTCGAAAAAATACCCGCACCCGGAGCTGATTGTTGACGAGCCGACGCTGCGCGTGGTGTACACCCCAAGTCGTTATTTTGCCAGCGAGCCCAAAGCAGACGTGAGCGTCATCCTGCGCAATCCGCAGGCTATGGATAGCGCGAAAAATCAGGTGATGTTCGCCCTGAATGACTATCTCGCGGGAATTGCGCTGGATCAGCTCAGTAATCAGGCCGCAGTAGGGGGCATCAGTTTCTCGACGAATGCTAACAATGGTTTGATGGTGAACGCCAACGGCTACACTCAGCGTCTGCCACAGCTTTTCCAGGCGTTGCTGGACGGTTATTTCAGCTACACACCGACCGAAGAGCAACTGGAGCAGGCCAAATCCTGGTACGCGCAAATGATGGATTCGGCAGAGAAAGGCAAGGCCTTCGAACAGGCAATAATGCCCGTGCAGATGCTGTCCCAGATCCCGTATTTCCAGCGCGAAACGCGTCGGGCATTACTGCCGTCTATCACGCTTAAAGAGGTGATGGATTATCGCACTGCGTTGAAGACCCATTCACGCCCAGAGTTTCTGATTGTCGGGAACATGAGCGAAGAACAATCGAAAACGCTCGCGCAAAATGTTCGCAAACAGTTGGGTGCTAACGGTAACGAGTGGTGCCGTAATCAGGATGTGCTGGTTGAGAAACAGCAAAATGTGATCTTTGAAAAAGCAGGCAGTAGCACGGACTCTGCGCTGGCCGCTGTCTTTGTCCCAACGGGTTACGATGAGTTTGCCGGTTCTGCGTACAGCGCGGTGCTGGGGCAAATTATTCAACCGTGGTTCTACAGTCAGTTGCGTACCGAAGAGCAGCTTGGCTATGCGGTATTTGCTTTCTCCATGAGCGTGGGCCGTCAGTGGGGCCTGGGCTTCTTGCTGCAAAGCAACGATAAACAGCCCGCGTATCTTTGGCAGCGTTACCAGGCTTTCTTCCCGCAGGCAGAAGAGAAACTGCGCAAGATGAAGCCCGAAGAGTTCGCTCAAATCCAGCAGGCGGTTATCGCCCAGATGCAGCAAGCCCCACAAACGTTAGGCGAAGAAGCCTCACAGCTGAGCAAAGATTTTGACAGGGGCAATCTGACGTTTGATTCGCGTGATAAAATAGTGGCCGAGATAAAATTGCTGACACCTGAAAAGGTAGCTGATTTCTTCCACCAGGCGGTGGTGAAGCCGCAAGGTATGGCATGCTTATCCCAGGTTTCAGGCAGCCAGAATGGAAAGGCGGATTATGTTAATCCGCAGGGCTGGAAAGTTTGGGAAAGCGTCAGCGCATTACAGAAATCTATGCCCTGGAGCAAAAAAGAATGA
- the argA gene encoding amino-acid N-acetyltransferase — MVKERRTELVQGFRHSVPYINTHRGKTFVIMLGGEAIEHENFSSIVNDIGLLHSLGIRLVVVYGARPQIDANLAAHHHEPIYHKHTRVTDAKTLELVKQAAGLLQLDITARLSMSLNNTPLQGAHINVVSGNFIISQPLGVDDGVDYCHSGRIRRIDEEAIHRQLDSGAIVLMGPVAVSVTGESFNLTSEEVATQLAIKLKAEKMIGFCSSQGVFDEQGNIVSELFPNEAQARVETLEAEGDYHSGTVRFLRGAVKACRSGVRRSHLISYQEDGALLQELFSRDGIGTQIVMESAEQIRRATINDIGGILELIRPLEQQGILVRRSREQLEMEIDKFTIIQRDNLTIACAALYPFPEEKIGEMACVAVHPDYRSSSRGEVLLERVAAQARQIGLSKLFVLTTRSIHWFQERGFTPVDIDSLPESKKEMYNYQRRSKVLMADLG, encoded by the coding sequence GTGGTAAAGGAACGTAGAACCGAGTTGGTCCAGGGATTTCGCCATTCCGTTCCCTACATCAATACCCACCGGGGAAAAACGTTTGTCATCATGTTGGGTGGCGAAGCCATTGAACATGAAAACTTTTCCAGTATCGTCAATGATATCGGCCTGTTGCACAGCCTGGGCATTCGTCTGGTCGTCGTCTACGGCGCTCGTCCACAGATCGACGCCAACCTGGCGGCTCATCATCACGAACCGATTTACCATAAACATACACGGGTGACGGACGCAAAAACGCTGGAACTGGTGAAACAAGCAGCCGGCCTTTTGCAGCTCGATATTACCGCACGCCTGTCGATGAGCCTCAACAATACGCCGTTGCAGGGCGCCCATATTAACGTGGTCAGCGGCAATTTCATCATCTCCCAGCCGCTGGGCGTGGATGACGGTGTGGATTACTGTCACAGCGGGCGTATTCGTCGTATTGATGAAGAAGCGATTCATCGTCAACTGGACAGTGGCGCGATTGTCTTGATGGGGCCGGTTGCCGTTTCCGTGACGGGTGAGAGCTTCAACCTCACCTCTGAAGAGGTCGCCACACAGCTGGCGATTAAACTGAAAGCAGAAAAGATGATTGGATTCTGTTCATCGCAGGGCGTGTTTGATGAACAAGGGAACATCGTTTCTGAACTCTTTCCTAACGAAGCCCAGGCGCGCGTCGAAACGCTCGAAGCCGAAGGCGATTATCACTCCGGGACAGTGCGCTTCCTGCGCGGCGCGGTTAAAGCTTGTCGCAGCGGCGTACGTCGCAGCCATCTCATCAGCTATCAGGAAGACGGTGCATTGTTGCAGGAGTTGTTCTCACGCGACGGTATCGGCACGCAGATCGTGATGGAGAGTGCGGAGCAAATTCGCCGCGCCACCATCAACGATATTGGCGGCATTCTGGAGCTGATTCGCCCGCTGGAGCAACAGGGCATTTTGGTGCGCCGCTCCCGTGAGCAACTGGAGATGGAAATCGACAAGTTCACCATCATCCAGCGCGATAATCTGACCATCGCCTGTGCGGCACTTTATCCCTTCCCGGAAGAAAAAATCGGTGAGATGGCCTGCGTGGCCGTGCATCCCGATTACCGCAGCTCATCACGAGGCGAAGTTCTGCTCGAACGTGTTGCAGCCCAGGCGAGGCAAATTGGATTGAGTAAGCTGTTTGTGCTCACGACGCGCAGCATTCACTGGTTCCAGGAACGCGGCTTTACGCCGGTGGATATTGATTCACTGCCTGAGAGTAAAAAAGAGATGTACAACTATCAGCGGCGTTCAAAAGTGCTGATGGCAGATCTGGGGTAA
- the recD gene encoding exodeoxyribonuclease V subunit alpha codes for MTMQALLLEAVEQRVLRRLDAQFAMMVAGNDQPAVMLAAAILSRDAGEGHVCLPLSRLVVDDKTPAPLQACFALVGEAVNWQDVLLQSHGVSTGDLPTPLILCAERLYLNRMWRNELAIARFFNESNQPLPYDPPQLHQTLNALFDDSGSVNWQKVAAAVALTRRISVISGGPGTGKTTTVAKLLAALIQMAGEQKCRIRLAAPTGKAAARLTESLGGALQKLPLNDAQRTLFPNEASTLHRLLGAQPGSQRLRYHAGNPLHLDVLVVDEASMIDLTMMSRLIDALPPHARVIFLGDRDQLASVEAGAVLGDICHYASAGYTLPRAQELSELTGCSIEGTSDPVAGALRDSLCLLQKSYRFGSDSGIGQLAAAVNRGDRNAIRAVFNGDFQDIEKKPLQTGEEYLAMLEDAVQGYQRFLHCVHQQESPEVVIAAFGEYQLLCALREGPFGVTGLNERLEQTLSQKRKIIRQPHSRWYEGRPVMISRNDSALGLFNGDIGIALDRGQGLRVWFQMPDGSVKSVQPSRLPEHETAWAMTVHKSQGSEFDHAVLILPAQMSPVITRELVYTAITRARKRLSLYADERVLAQAVTTRIERRSGLSAIFESV; via the coding sequence ATGACGATGCAAGCGTTACTGCTCGAGGCCGTCGAACAACGTGTTCTGCGCCGACTTGATGCACAGTTTGCCATGATGGTGGCGGGCAATGACCAGCCAGCCGTCATGCTGGCCGCCGCCATTCTCAGTAGGGATGCGGGTGAAGGGCATGTTTGTTTACCGCTCTCGCGTCTGGTGGTCGACGATAAAACCCCGGCCCCCTTACAAGCGTGTTTTGCGCTAGTGGGCGAAGCGGTTAACTGGCAGGACGTCCTGTTGCAATCCCATGGCGTCAGTACAGGCGATCTGCCGACGCCACTCATCCTGTGCGCTGAACGGCTCTATCTCAATCGCATGTGGCGAAATGAGCTGGCGATTGCCCGCTTCTTCAATGAGTCAAATCAACCGCTGCCTTATGATCCTCCCCAGTTACATCAAACGCTGAATGCTTTATTTGATGACAGTGGGTCGGTGAACTGGCAAAAAGTTGCGGCCGCGGTTGCGCTAACGCGCCGTATCTCCGTGATTTCGGGCGGACCAGGAACGGGTAAAACCACCACGGTGGCAAAATTGTTGGCCGCTCTGATTCAAATGGCGGGTGAACAAAAATGCCGGATTCGTCTGGCTGCGCCGACAGGAAAAGCCGCTGCGCGACTGACCGAATCGCTGGGCGGGGCGTTGCAAAAACTCCCGCTCAATGATGCGCAACGCACCTTGTTCCCGAATGAAGCCAGCACGTTGCACCGTTTACTGGGTGCCCAGCCGGGCAGTCAGCGTCTGCGTTATCACGCGGGCAACCCGCTGCATCTGGATGTGCTGGTGGTGGATGAAGCCTCCATGATCGATCTGACGATGATGTCGCGTCTGATTGACGCCTTGCCGCCCCATGCCAGAGTGATTTTCCTCGGCGATCGCGATCAGCTCGCCTCGGTTGAAGCGGGCGCGGTGCTGGGTGATATCTGCCATTATGCCAGTGCGGGCTATACGTTACCGCGCGCGCAGGAGTTGTCGGAACTCACTGGGTGTTCGATTGAAGGCACATCCGATCCGGTAGCGGGCGCGTTACGCGACAGTCTCTGTTTACTGCAAAAAAGCTATCGATTCGGCAGTGATTCCGGGATCGGGCAGCTTGCCGCGGCGGTGAATCGCGGCGACAGAAATGCCATCCGCGCGGTGTTTAACGGTGATTTTCAAGACATAGAAAAAAAGCCGCTGCAAACGGGCGAAGAGTATCTGGCGATGCTTGAAGATGCGGTGCAGGGTTATCAGCGTTTTCTGCACTGCGTGCACCAGCAGGAATCGCCGGAAGTGGTTATCGCTGCTTTTGGCGAATATCAACTCCTGTGCGCGCTTCGTGAGGGGCCGTTCGGCGTGACAGGGCTTAATGAACGACTTGAGCAGACGCTTTCTCAGAAACGTAAAATCATCCGCCAGCCGCATTCGCGCTGGTATGAAGGGCGGCCTGTGATGATTTCACGCAACGACAGCGCTCTCGGCCTGTTCAACGGTGATATTGGTATTGCCCTCGATCGCGGGCAGGGGCTTCGCGTGTGGTTCCAGATGCCGGATGGTAGCGTGAAATCGGTCCAGCCAAGCCGTTTGCCGGAACACGAAACGGCATGGGCGATGACGGTGCATAAATCGCAAGGCTCTGAGTTTGATCACGCGGTGTTGATTCTGCCTGCGCAGATGTCGCCAGTCATTACGCGTGAGCTGGTTTACACCGCTATCACCCGCGCCCGTAAGCGATTGTCGCTCTACGCTGATGAACGCGTGCTGGCGCAGGCGGTCACGACGCGCATTGAACGTCGCAGTGGGTTAAGTGCCATTTTTGAGTCAGTCTGA
- the recB gene encoding exodeoxyribonuclease V subunit beta produces MTETAESLDPLRLPLQGERLIEASAGTGKTYTIAALYLRLLLGLGGNAAFSRPLGVEDLLVVTFTEAATAELRGRIRSNIHELRIACLRQTTDNPLYLRLLEEIVDKQQAAQWLLLAERQMDEAAVFTIHGFCQRMLSLNAFESGMLFEQQLIEDESELRYQACADYWRRHCYPLPRDIAEAVHALWKGPEDLLRAIDRYLQGEAPVIKSPPRADETLAERHEAIVSLIATLKQKWCDSVGEIDSIIENSGIDRRKFNRGNQAKWIEKISAWAQEETRGYQLPDALEKFAQNFLAERTKADGIVPEHPLFVAIETLLSQPLTLNDLMITRAMAEIREAVAREKNRRGELGFDDMLSRLDAALSSENGEALAAAIRARFPVAMIDEFQDTDPQQYRIFRRIWRKQPDTALLLIGDPKQAIYAFRGADIFTYMKARSEVEAHYTLDTNWRSAPGMVASVNTLFERMDAAFMFKEIPFSPVKSAPQNHALRFEYQGKTQPAMNFWLMNGEGCGVSDYQNAMAHQCAAQIRDWLSAGVRGEALLWKGEKAKSVSASDITVLVRSRQEASLIRDALTSLDIPSVYLSNRDSVFETLEAQEMLWLLQAVLTPERESTLRSALASSMLGLNARDIDALNNDEAEWDAVVEEFVHYRERWLKRGVMAMLRELMSQRHVAENMLATSGGERRLTDILHISELLQEAGSQLESEHALVRWLSQHIADPNSNAASQQMRLESDKHLVKIVTIHKSKGLEYPLVCLPFIANYRAQDQAFYHDRDSFEAILDLSRADASIELAEAERLAEDLRLLYVALTRSVWHCSLGVAPLFRRRGEKTGESDFHQSALGRLIQQGEPKDAAGLKQCLEALCDENIALQISGPIDSTRWKMPEISAPDLSARQITRGLVDDWRVTSYSGLQQHGQNFAQELMPKLDVDASGVGEVIEQPELTPHQFPRGASPGTFLHSLFEELDFTQPVSPEWVSEMLQKGGYDAHWQPVLTEWVTSILQAPLTESGISLSHLAAKEKQVEMEFYIPIAGPLTASALDGLIREYDPLSKACPALNFRQVSGMLKGFIDLVFRHDGRYYLLDYKSNWLGDNSEAYTQEAMAAAMQSHRYDLQYQLYTLALHRYLRHRIADYSYEQHFGGVIYLFLRGVDANDPHSGIFTTRPDLALVNQMDMLFAASTEEVAE; encoded by the coding sequence ATGACCGAAACCGCTGAGTCACTTGATCCCTTACGTTTACCGCTACAAGGTGAACGATTGATTGAAGCCTCAGCGGGAACGGGAAAAACGTACACCATTGCCGCTCTCTATCTGCGTTTGCTCTTAGGTTTGGGTGGCAATGCGGCTTTTTCACGCCCCCTTGGTGTGGAAGATCTGCTGGTCGTGACGTTTACCGAGGCCGCGACTGCCGAGTTGCGCGGGCGCATACGTTCAAATATTCATGAACTGCGTATCGCCTGTCTGCGCCAGACTACTGACAACCCTCTCTATCTTCGCCTGCTTGAAGAGATCGTCGACAAGCAGCAAGCGGCACAGTGGCTGTTGCTGGCCGAGCGGCAAATGGATGAAGCTGCCGTCTTTACCATTCACGGTTTTTGTCAGCGCATGCTGAGTTTGAATGCGTTTGAATCCGGCATGCTCTTTGAGCAACAGCTCATCGAAGATGAATCGGAACTTCGTTACCAGGCCTGCGCTGATTACTGGCGGCGTCATTGCTATCCGTTGCCGCGCGATATTGCCGAAGCGGTGCATGCGTTATGGAAAGGGCCAGAGGATCTTCTGCGCGCTATCGATCGCTATCTTCAAGGTGAAGCGCCCGTCATTAAATCCCCGCCTCGGGCAGATGAAACGCTTGCTGAGCGGCACGAGGCTATAGTGTCGTTGATTGCCACCCTGAAGCAAAAATGGTGCGATTCGGTGGGGGAAATCGACAGCATTATTGAAAACTCGGGCATCGATCGACGTAAGTTTAACCGTGGCAATCAGGCGAAATGGATCGAAAAAATCAGCGCTTGGGCGCAGGAAGAAACGCGCGGCTACCAGTTACCCGATGCGCTTGAAAAATTTGCACAGAATTTTCTGGCGGAGCGCACCAAAGCAGACGGCATTGTGCCGGAACACCCCCTGTTTGTTGCTATCGAAACCCTGTTATCACAGCCGCTCACCCTGAATGACCTGATGATCACGCGCGCCATGGCAGAGATCCGTGAAGCGGTCGCGCGTGAGAAAAATCGTCGGGGAGAACTCGGTTTCGACGATATGCTGAGCCGACTGGATGCAGCATTGAGCAGCGAAAACGGTGAGGCGCTGGCTGCTGCGATTCGCGCCCGATTCCCGGTGGCGATGATTGATGAATTCCAGGATACCGACCCACAGCAATATCGTATTTTCCGGCGTATCTGGCGTAAGCAGCCGGATACCGCGCTGCTCCTGATTGGCGATCCCAAACAGGCGATTTATGCGTTTCGCGGCGCGGATATTTTCACCTACATGAAGGCGCGTAGCGAGGTCGAAGCGCACTACACCCTCGACACCAACTGGCGTTCAGCGCCCGGTATGGTCGCCAGCGTAAATACGCTTTTTGAGCGTATGGACGCGGCCTTTATGTTCAAGGAAATACCGTTCTCTCCCGTTAAGTCCGCACCGCAAAATCACGCCCTTCGCTTTGAATATCAGGGAAAAACCCAACCGGCCATGAATTTCTGGCTGATGAATGGCGAAGGCTGTGGCGTTAGCGACTACCAGAACGCGATGGCTCATCAATGCGCGGCGCAGATTCGCGATTGGCTAAGTGCTGGCGTGCGTGGCGAGGCGTTACTGTGGAAAGGCGAAAAGGCAAAATCGGTCAGCGCATCAGACATTACCGTGCTGGTTCGCAGTCGGCAGGAGGCGTCGCTGATTCGTGACGCGCTCACTTCGCTTGATATTCCCTCGGTGTATTTATCCAATCGCGACAGCGTTTTTGAGACCCTTGAGGCACAGGAGATGCTGTGGCTGCTGCAGGCTGTGTTAACCCCCGAGCGTGAGAGTACGCTGCGTAGTGCGCTGGCCAGCTCCATGTTGGGCCTCAACGCGCGGGACATTGATGCGCTGAATAATGATGAAGCGGAATGGGATGCGGTTGTCGAAGAATTTGTCCATTACCGCGAGCGCTGGTTAAAGCGCGGCGTGATGGCCATGCTGCGTGAACTGATGTCTCAGCGCCACGTCGCTGAAAATATGCTGGCGACATCCGGTGGTGAGCGGCGTCTGACTGACATTTTGCACATCAGCGAACTGTTGCAGGAGGCCGGTTCGCAACTGGAAAGTGAACACGCGCTGGTGCGCTGGTTGTCGCAGCATATTGCCGATCCAAACAGTAATGCGGCAAGCCAGCAGATGCGACTCGAAAGCGATAAGCATCTGGTGAAAATCGTCACTATCCACAAGTCGAAAGGGCTGGAATATCCGCTGGTTTGCCTGCCGTTTATCGCGAATTATCGCGCGCAGGATCAGGCTTTTTATCACGATCGTGACTCGTTTGAAGCGATTCTTGATCTCAGCCGAGCGGACGCGAGTATTGAACTCGCGGAGGCTGAACGTCTGGCAGAAGATTTGCGCCTGCTCTACGTGGCGTTAACGCGATCTGTATGGCATTGCAGTCTGGGCGTTGCGCCGCTTTTCCGTCGTCGTGGTGAGAAAACCGGTGAAAGCGATTTTCATCAAAGCGCACTTGGACGCCTGATACAGCAAGGTGAGCCAAAAGATGCCGCAGGGCTTAAGCAGTGCCTTGAGGCGCTGTGCGATGAGAATATCGCGCTTCAAATCTCGGGGCCGATTGATTCGACACGCTGGAAGATGCCGGAGATCTCCGCGCCTGATTTAAGCGCACGGCAAATTACGCGTGGGCTGGTGGATGACTGGCGCGTGACGAGCTATTCCGGGTTGCAGCAACATGGACAGAATTTTGCGCAAGAATTAATGCCTAAACTTGACGTGGATGCGTCGGGAGTCGGCGAGGTGATTGAGCAACCTGAGCTTACGCCGCATCAATTCCCGCGTGGCGCATCGCCGGGAACATTCCTGCACAGCCTGTTTGAAGAGCTGGATTTTACGCAACCTGTTTCGCCAGAATGGGTGTCTGAGATGTTGCAAAAAGGCGGCTACGATGCACACTGGCAGCCAGTCCTGACGGAGTGGGTCACCTCGATTTTGCAGGCGCCGCTCACGGAATCGGGTATATCCCTGAGCCACCTCGCCGCCAAAGAAAAACAGGTTGAGATGGAATTTTATATTCCTATCGCCGGCCCTTTGACGGCCAGTGCGCTGGATGGGCTAATCCGCGAATATGATCCGCTGTCGAAAGCATGTCCGGCGCTGAATTTCCGCCAGGTGAGCGGCATGCTAAAGGGCTTTATCGATCTTGTTTTCCGCCATGACGGGCGCTATTACCTGCTGGATTACAAATCCAACTGGCTGGGTGATAACAGCGAGGCGTATACCCAAGAGGCGATGGCCGCGGCGATGCAGTCCCACCGCTATGATTTGCAGTATCAGCTTTATACGTTGGCGCTCCATCGATATCTGCGTCATCGCATCGCGGATTACTCCTATGAGCAGCATTTTGGTGGCGTGATTTATCTGTTTTTACGGGGGGTTGACGCGAACGATCCGCACTCTGGAATTTTTACAACGCGCCCTGACCTTGCGCTGGTGAATCAAATGGACATGCTGTTCGCGGCAAGCACGGAAGAGGTGGCTGAATGA